The proteins below come from a single Chryseobacterium bernardetii genomic window:
- a CDS encoding DUF1896 domain-containing protein, producing the protein MKKVQKDFSYYQLKLQEHIEASFPEKLEDTKFIGQRARWAANAYEGAFRSGNGVHKCDEIADYILYEGLHFSKYDSLFDVLTNEFTDLFFDFEYRDFALKILPICAEVFAKYDLSDDFAYSNDYDLLYTELTGFIAIWIEKNGIQ; encoded by the coding sequence ATGAAAAAAGTGCAAAAGGATTTTTCCTACTACCAATTAAAGCTACAGGAACATATAGAAGCGAGTTTTCCTGAGAAATTAGAGGATACGAAATTTATCGGCCAACGGGCGCGGTGGGCAGCTAATGCGTATGAAGGAGCATTCAGGTCTGGCAATGGCGTTCACAAATGTGATGAAATAGCCGACTATATTTTGTATGAAGGTCTACATTTTTCAAAATACGACAGTCTATTTGATGTCCTGACCAATGAGTTTACAGATCTGTTCTTTGACTTTGAATATCGGGACTTTGCATTAAAAATACTTCCTATCTGTGCAGAGGTTTTTGCAAAGTATGATCTAAGCGATGATTTTGCATATTCAAATGATTATGACCTGCTATATACGGAACTGACAGGTTTCATCGCCATATGGATCGAAAAGAATGGCATTCAATAA
- a CDS encoding N-6 DNA methylase, whose product MAFNKRQHLQQNIDALKIAFLLHKEKREGSSEELRQMSLYAGFGGLKFILNPAESVDDIEKWSVADRPLFELTKTLYDLILENSENDRTYKQYIDGIKASILDAFYTPVPISETISKVLINNDVEIQTLLEPSAGVGSFIKPFSNLRDLEITVYEQDPLTGLILKLLYPQSKVNVEGFENIGIEEDSKYDVILGNIPFGKTSVFDLSYSKGTDLARKASISAIHNYFFLKSTDKLREGGILAFITSQGVMDSPSNQPIREVLMKEHHLVSAVRLPNNLFDEAGTSVGTDLLILQKRTENRELSQRARDFIKSGVKPGGENCNLLFYNPNHIVYTKAVVGTDQYGKPGTVYLHEGGLAGIGEDLAKKLEADFKNYFNPDLYRKFQRAKLSDVSGSEKKITSTVRDKLSYNLLDTTTSNAVQLNLFTEDEVAQSTKSPTNRKKRSNTPNKPMVTEQLSLFAENLDEQVRSQNTTVKIKPSSVDKKQDGGNKHVKAVSMLSLFQDNEEQRSLEPQVFDAEVKSYYREDTLVYYRGHVGRIKRNAHEGNHSFKPIALSEIQRKRIDAYIKVRDCYNDLYHYEAKNQEEDSTNRGLLNKLYDDFVRKYGHLNAAENIKVIKMDPSGNEIPSLERVVGGVIHKSDIFDHPVSFARMKISEASPQEALSASLNRSGNVDMRYMEQISGLSSDALRESLQGSIYYNPISGEQEVSQKFLSGDVVEKAKQVKAYIVDNPNDQEALVSLEALEKVRPEPIKFEALDFNLGERWIGTDIYNRFATHLFDTTISIHYSESSDDYSVSAKSSNLKITEKYAVKSESRSFDGLNLLRHALVNTTPDITKTEYLADGTAVKVRDMETIQVANTKIDEIRHEFTEWLYQQDDAFKNELTERYNELFNCYVRPQYDGSHQRFPGLDRRAVNIEDLYDSQKDAIWMIKSNGGGICDHEVGAGKTLIMCAGAQEMKRLGLVHKPMIIALKANVHDIAKTYREAYPHAKILYPGKKDFTPQKRLKIFGDIKNNDWDCIILTHDQFGMIPQSSELQKDILQAEQDGVEQNLSVLRSQGKDISGAMLKGVEIRKKNLNVKLKTLEHDIENRKDDVVDFKMMGIDHLFVDESHKFKNLMFNTRHERVAGLGNSQGSQKALNLLFAIRTIQERSGKDLGATFLSGTTISNSLTELYCLFKYLRPKALERQGINCFDAWAAIFARKSIDYEFSVANNIVQKERFRHFIKVPELAQFYAEITDYRTAEDIGIDRPVKNEILYNIPPTPDQEIFIKKLMEFAKSGNAELLGRPPLSPTEQKAKMLIATDYARKMSLDMRLISSKYADDAGNKASVCAANIAKYYRKYNAQKGTQFVFSDLGTYKPGEWNIYSEIKRKLMQDHDIPVDQIRFIQEAKTEDQRNELIKAANDGRVRVLFGSTDMLGTGVNAQKRAVAVHHLDIPWRPSDLEQRNGRAVRKGNEIAKFFANNTVDVFIYAVEKSLDAYKFNTLANKQRFVGQLKSNSLSVRTIDEGGMDEVSGMNFSEYVALLSGNTDLLEKAKVEKKIVAMENEKNAFLRSKWSAGSKLGLLQEELEGRISKLERFIVDRDNLQNRILKSSDGTLLNPIQLNGLAKNAGITEIGSYLNKIASNARTGGDYEEIGSLYGFRILVKTEIREKENIMERDNRFYICGEGNIKYTHNNGIIAADPEKASLNFLNALKKIPRLIDEENVQIEVIKKDKTILDDIVNGEWNKEKNLAGLKTELAAVERNIQISLDESKNRIVNSEDGQNKIENTKVVNKHKI is encoded by the coding sequence ATGGCATTCAATAAGAGGCAGCACCTCCAGCAGAATATTGATGCCCTGAAAATTGCTTTTCTGTTGCACAAAGAAAAAAGGGAAGGAAGTTCGGAGGAGCTAAGACAAATGTCGTTGTATGCCGGATTTGGAGGACTGAAATTTATCCTAAATCCAGCAGAGTCTGTTGATGACATTGAGAAGTGGAGTGTGGCTGACCGACCTCTTTTTGAGTTAACGAAGACACTCTACGATCTGATATTGGAGAACAGCGAGAATGACAGAACATATAAGCAATATATAGATGGAATAAAGGCATCAATTCTGGATGCCTTTTATACCCCTGTACCCATTTCAGAAACGATTTCAAAGGTTTTAATTAATAATGATGTAGAGATTCAGACATTGTTGGAACCATCAGCGGGTGTAGGTTCATTCATCAAACCATTTTCAAACCTTCGTGATCTTGAAATTACAGTATATGAACAAGATCCACTCACAGGTTTGATCCTAAAATTATTGTACCCACAGTCTAAGGTCAATGTCGAAGGTTTTGAAAATATAGGTATAGAGGAAGATAGTAAGTACGATGTGATTCTTGGGAATATTCCATTTGGAAAAACTTCTGTGTTTGATCTTTCTTATTCAAAAGGAACGGATCTGGCCCGAAAAGCTTCTATTTCAGCAATTCACAATTATTTTTTTTTAAAGTCCACAGATAAGTTACGAGAAGGAGGAATTTTGGCATTCATCACCTCTCAGGGAGTGATGGATAGTCCCTCCAATCAACCGATCCGGGAAGTGTTGATGAAAGAACATCATTTGGTTTCTGCGGTAAGATTGCCAAATAACCTATTTGATGAGGCTGGCACATCAGTTGGAACGGACCTCCTTATTTTACAGAAAAGAACTGAAAACAGGGAATTGTCCCAAAGGGCCAGAGATTTTATAAAAAGCGGAGTCAAACCGGGCGGAGAAAACTGCAATCTACTTTTCTATAATCCTAATCACATTGTTTATACAAAAGCTGTTGTCGGTACCGATCAATATGGTAAACCCGGCACAGTATATCTACATGAAGGCGGACTGGCTGGTATCGGTGAAGATCTTGCGAAAAAGCTTGAAGCTGATTTTAAAAATTATTTTAATCCTGATTTGTACAGAAAATTTCAAAGAGCCAAATTATCAGATGTCAGTGGTTCGGAGAAAAAAATAACTTCTACGGTAAGAGATAAATTATCATACAATCTACTTGATACGACCACATCAAATGCAGTTCAGCTCAACCTTTTTACAGAAGATGAGGTTGCTCAGTCTACAAAGTCACCAACAAATAGGAAAAAGCGAAGCAATACGCCAAATAAGCCCATGGTGACTGAACAGTTGTCACTGTTCGCGGAGAATTTGGATGAACAGGTGCGGTCACAGAATACTACAGTAAAAATAAAGCCTTCCAGCGTAGATAAGAAGCAAGATGGCGGGAACAAACACGTTAAAGCAGTTTCCATGCTTTCCTTATTTCAAGATAATGAGGAACAGCGTAGTTTGGAACCGCAGGTTTTTGATGCTGAAGTTAAAAGCTACTATCGAGAGGATACCCTAGTTTATTATAGGGGACATGTTGGCAGGATCAAACGAAATGCACACGAGGGAAATCATAGTTTTAAACCAATAGCGCTTAGCGAGATCCAGCGAAAACGAATTGATGCCTATATAAAAGTAAGGGACTGTTATAATGACCTGTATCATTACGAAGCTAAAAATCAGGAAGAGGATAGTACCAATCGGGGACTTCTGAATAAGCTCTATGATGATTTTGTCAGAAAATATGGTCATCTAAATGCTGCCGAAAATATTAAGGTTATAAAAATGGATCCCTCGGGCAATGAAATTCCCTCACTTGAACGGGTTGTCGGAGGTGTAATCCATAAGTCGGATATTTTTGACCATCCGGTTAGTTTTGCAAGAATGAAAATCTCTGAGGCTTCTCCGCAAGAAGCTTTGTCGGCTTCTTTGAACCGCTCCGGTAATGTTGATATGAGGTATATGGAACAGATCAGTGGTCTGTCTTCCGATGCATTAAGAGAAAGCCTACAGGGAAGTATTTACTATAATCCGATAAGTGGCGAGCAGGAAGTCTCTCAAAAATTTCTTTCTGGTGATGTCGTTGAAAAAGCAAAACAAGTAAAAGCTTACATTGTCGATAATCCTAATGATCAGGAAGCTCTAGTAAGTCTTGAAGCGCTTGAAAAGGTACGGCCTGAGCCTATTAAGTTTGAGGCTCTTGACTTTAATCTGGGAGAACGCTGGATCGGAACCGATATCTATAATCGTTTTGCTACCCATCTTTTTGACACAACGATTAGTATTCATTATTCTGAAAGTAGTGATGACTATTCTGTCAGTGCAAAATCCAGCAATCTGAAGATCACAGAAAAGTATGCGGTGAAATCCGAAAGCCGCAGTTTTGACGGTTTGAATTTATTGCGACATGCACTTGTTAATACTACCCCAGATATTACAAAAACAGAATATTTGGCTGATGGTACGGCTGTGAAGGTGCGGGATATGGAGACTATTCAGGTTGCCAATACGAAGATAGATGAAATCCGTCACGAATTTACAGAATGGCTCTATCAGCAGGACGATGCGTTCAAAAATGAACTGACAGAACGGTATAATGAATTATTTAACTGTTATGTACGACCGCAATATGATGGTAGCCATCAGAGATTTCCCGGACTGGATCGGAGGGCGGTGAACATTGAGGACCTCTATGACAGCCAGAAAGATGCTATCTGGATGATAAAATCCAATGGCGGAGGAATTTGTGATCATGAAGTGGGAGCTGGCAAAACGCTGATTATGTGTGCAGGGGCCCAGGAGATGAAACGATTAGGGCTTGTCCATAAACCGATGATTATTGCATTAAAGGCAAATGTGCATGATATTGCCAAGACCTATCGGGAAGCTTATCCCCATGCAAAAATACTTTATCCCGGAAAAAAGGACTTTACCCCACAAAAGCGACTTAAGATTTTTGGCGATATCAAGAATAACGATTGGGACTGCATTATTCTTACGCATGATCAATTTGGGATGATCCCCCAGTCGTCAGAACTTCAAAAGGATATTCTACAGGCTGAACAGGATGGCGTGGAGCAAAATCTTTCAGTCTTAAGAAGTCAGGGTAAAGATATTTCGGGTGCTATGCTTAAAGGAGTAGAAATCCGTAAGAAAAACCTGAATGTTAAACTAAAGACCTTAGAACATGATATAGAAAACCGAAAAGATGATGTTGTGGACTTCAAAATGATGGGGATCGATCACCTTTTTGTGGACGAGAGCCATAAATTCAAGAACCTTATGTTCAATACAAGACATGAGCGTGTTGCCGGTCTGGGCAATTCGCAAGGCAGTCAAAAAGCACTTAATCTTCTTTTTGCCATAAGAACAATCCAGGAAAGAAGCGGTAAGGACTTAGGGGCAACTTTTCTTTCGGGAACGACCATTTCCAATTCACTGACCGAGTTATACTGTCTTTTTAAGTATCTACGTCCAAAAGCATTGGAACGTCAGGGTATTAATTGCTTCGATGCCTGGGCTGCGATATTTGCGCGAAAGTCCATTGATTATGAATTTTCTGTTGCAAATAATATTGTGCAAAAAGAGAGATTCCGTCATTTTATCAAAGTACCCGAGCTGGCACAATTCTATGCAGAGATAACCGATTACCGTACTGCTGAAGACATTGGTATTGACCGGCCTGTAAAAAATGAGATATTGTATAATATCCCGCCAACTCCGGATCAGGAGATTTTCATCAAAAAATTGATGGAATTTGCTAAGTCTGGAAATGCAGAATTGCTTGGAAGGCCACCATTAAGTCCGACAGAACAAAAAGCCAAAATGCTGATTGCTACAGATTACGCGAGAAAAATGTCGCTGGATATGAGGTTGATTTCATCTAAATATGCCGATGATGCTGGAAATAAAGCCTCTGTATGTGCCGCAAACATAGCTAAATATTACAGAAAGTATAATGCTCAGAAAGGTACGCAGTTCGTTTTCTCAGATTTAGGAACCTACAAGCCTGGTGAATGGAATATCTATTCCGAGATAAAGCGAAAGCTTATGCAGGATCATGATATTCCAGTTGATCAAATTCGGTTTATACAGGAGGCCAAGACGGAGGATCAACGTAATGAATTGATAAAGGCCGCGAATGATGGAAGGGTAAGAGTTCTTTTTGGTTCTACAGATATGCTCGGAACTGGTGTTAATGCACAGAAAAGAGCAGTTGCAGTACATCACTTGGATATTCCATGGCGACCGTCAGATCTTGAACAGCGCAATGGCCGCGCTGTCCGCAAAGGAAATGAAATCGCGAAATTCTTTGCCAATAATACGGTGGATGTCTTTATTTATGCTGTTGAAAAATCGCTTGATGCTTATAAGTTTAATACGCTTGCTAACAAACAGCGATTTGTTGGTCAGTTAAAAAGTAATAGTCTAAGTGTGCGTACTATCGATGAGGGAGGGATGGATGAGGTTTCCGGGATGAACTTTTCGGAGTATGTTGCCTTACTCTCAGGAAATACTGATCTATTGGAAAAGGCAAAAGTAGAAAAGAAGATTGTGGCGATGGAAAATGAAAAAAATGCTTTTTTACGGTCTAAATGGAGTGCAGGCTCCAAACTTGGATTGTTGCAAGAGGAGCTGGAAGGGCGAATTTCAAAGTTGGAAAGATTTATAGTTGATAGGGATAATCTTCAAAATCGTATTCTTAAATCTTCTGACGGTACTCTATTAAATCCTATACAATTAAATGGGCTGGCAAAAAATGCAGGAATTACCGAAATTGGTTCATATCTTAATAAAATTGCTTCAAACGCCCGAACAGGCGGTGATTACGAAGAAATTGGTTCTCTCTATGGTTTTCGTATTCTTGTAAAAACGGAGATTCGGGAAAAGGAGAATATAATGGAAAGGGATAACCGTTTTTATATCTGTGGAGAGGGGAATATAAAATACACTCATAACAATGGAATTATTGCTGCAGATCCTGAAAAGGCTAGCTTGAATTTTCTTAATGCCCTAAAAAAAATACCACGTTTAATTGACGAAGAAAATGTACAGATAGAAGTCATAAAAAAGGACAAAACTATACTGGATGATATTGTAAATGGTGAGTGGAATAAGGAAAAGAATCTAGCTGGTTTAAAGACTGAACTTGCAGCAGTGGAGCGTAACATTCAGATTTCGTTGGATGAAAGCAAAAACAGAATTGTTAATTCAGAAGACGGACAAAACAAAATAGAAAATACTAAAGTAGTCAATAAGCATAAGATCTAA
- a CDS encoding helix-turn-helix domain-containing protein — protein MNIDRVEFLAWMDRIMKRFDILAGDLEIRDKKRLSIDGDELLDNQDVLQMLKITYRCLQRYRTIGRIKFFTISGKIYYKSSDVQQFIRDSYHGGKYRQK, from the coding sequence ATGAATATAGATCGAGTTGAATTCCTCGCGTGGATGGATCGTATCATGAAGCGATTTGATATACTCGCAGGGGATCTTGAAATCCGCGACAAAAAGAGATTGAGTATCGACGGTGATGAACTGCTCGATAATCAAGACGTGCTTCAAATGCTAAAGATCACTTACCGATGTCTTCAGCGTTACCGTACAATCGGCAGAATAAAGTTTTTCACTATCAGTGGTAAAATTTATTACAAGAGTTCTGATGTGCAACAGTTTATTAGAGACAGCTATCACGGCGGAAAATATAGGCAAAAATAG
- a CDS encoding RteC domain-containing protein: MKQLYKNILLSIEQQEKNLERSTKSTIEEAYHMVSFLRQLLSDLKTQIAKNGFATADDEVVFFKTVKPEILGKLIYYNKLVRLEVINPELYDLVQAYYNEQIKLLNKEYKKHLESSDFYWYYRSGRCDKDNSYFRLGNINFFDGVDSFFFEVDIDFSTYYDYKVAQIIAMDLLFSYYLSKISQKDSNNTGSSPMPENGSFSWTDSKNALIELIYALHAAGSVSNGRAGLRKMSKLFEEVFEIKLGDIHHAFHQMKFRAGEKTSYLLFLKSSLEQYMDREL; encoded by the coding sequence ATGAAACAATTATATAAAAATATTCTATTATCAATCGAACAACAGGAGAAGAATCTAGAACGAAGTACGAAAAGCACCATTGAAGAAGCTTATCATATGGTTTCTTTTCTTCGCCAATTATTAAGCGATCTTAAAACCCAAATTGCAAAAAATGGTTTTGCTACAGCCGACGACGAAGTAGTCTTTTTTAAGACTGTCAAGCCCGAGATTTTAGGAAAACTCATTTACTACAATAAGCTTGTCCGTTTGGAAGTTATTAACCCGGAACTTTATGATTTGGTACAAGCTTATTACAACGAGCAGATCAAGCTTTTAAATAAAGAATATAAAAAGCACCTGGAGAGTTCGGATTTTTACTGGTATTATCGTTCTGGTCGCTGCGATAAAGACAATTCATATTTTAGATTAGGTAATATTAATTTCTTCGATGGTGTAGACAGTTTTTTCTTTGAAGTTGATATTGACTTTTCTACCTATTATGATTATAAAGTCGCTCAGATCATAGCGATGGACTTGCTTTTTTCCTATTATTTATCGAAAATTAGTCAGAAAGACTCCAATAATACCGGTAGTTCCCCTATGCCTGAAAATGGAAGTTTTTCTTGGACGGATTCCAAGAATGCGTTAATTGAACTGATTTATGCGCTACATGCAGCAGGTAGTGTGTCTAATGGCAGAGCTGGCCTGCGAAAAATGAGTAAACTATTTGAGGAAGTGTTTGAAATCAAATTGGGGGATATTCATCATGCATTCCATCAGATGAAGTTCAGGGCAGGAGAGAAAACCAGCTATTTACTTTTCTTAAAAAGTTCTCTAGAACAATATATGGATAGAGAACTTTAA
- a CDS encoding DUF3945 domain-containing protein, whose product MNEQTITDEKVAKALEPLSDILLVLDKVKNRIEAVKGVDKDGKLETGEPKQKNLLDFMRVDKNDIFSNFFSNFWRKLNDPTGYKFFKIADIDMEAVAKRLQSALDNPTPEGNKLLEALEVKHDNKQKKQDMETKQEVNQGKTKDDTKNVYRYNADEIDWNTAHKFGLNRELLEKNGQLDKLLKGYKSDTIFKIEGNFEGLALKGDARLSLRQVDNKIVILTHGIRHKAPLENPFYGHRFTREDKENLIKTGNMGRVAELTNTQGISVKSLISLDKYTKEPVSYPLEWIKINDKFGGVKLSKEQKQELMEGKPVLVDGMVNTKTGELFSQTLQFSADDRKIVFAGNKETLNIEQQLTRVIPPVFRDRQLSEKEQDQLKEGKAIYLEDLVNKDQNRIYSGYAFYNEQKGKVDFSFQKPHLENQLEQVLGDTNQEKKQRQSPVQKDDSKQAARNTAKTDAQERKTPTRRPKLH is encoded by the coding sequence ATGAACGAACAAACAATCACTGACGAAAAGGTAGCCAAAGCGTTAGAACCGCTGTCCGATATCCTATTGGTTCTTGACAAAGTTAAGAACAGGATTGAAGCAGTAAAAGGAGTAGATAAGGATGGGAAACTGGAAACAGGAGAACCTAAGCAGAAGAATTTGCTGGATTTTATGCGCGTAGACAAAAATGACATTTTCAGCAATTTCTTTTCTAATTTCTGGCGAAAGCTCAACGATCCCACAGGATACAAGTTCTTTAAAATTGCGGACATTGATATGGAGGCAGTTGCAAAAAGACTACAGTCCGCGCTCGATAATCCAACACCAGAAGGAAATAAATTGCTGGAGGCATTGGAAGTGAAACATGACAATAAACAAAAAAAGCAGGATATGGAAACGAAACAAGAAGTAAATCAAGGGAAAACCAAAGATGATACAAAAAATGTGTATCGTTATAATGCAGATGAAATTGACTGGAATACAGCTCATAAATTTGGCTTGAACAGGGAGCTGTTAGAGAAAAATGGACAATTGGACAAATTGCTAAAAGGATACAAATCAGATACAATATTTAAGATTGAAGGAAATTTTGAAGGGCTGGCATTAAAAGGTGATGCTCGCCTTTCTTTAAGACAAGTCGATAATAAGATTGTTATTTTGACGCATGGTATACGACATAAAGCTCCTTTGGAAAATCCTTTTTATGGCCATAGATTTACTAGAGAGGATAAGGAGAACCTGATAAAAACTGGAAATATGGGACGGGTGGCTGAACTGACGAATACACAGGGTATTTCAGTAAAGTCCTTGATCAGTTTGGACAAATATACAAAGGAGCCGGTATCATATCCGCTTGAATGGATTAAAATCAATGATAAATTCGGTGGTGTAAAGTTAAGTAAAGAACAAAAACAGGAACTCATGGAAGGAAAGCCGGTGCTTGTTGATGGTATGGTAAATACAAAAACAGGGGAACTGTTCAGCCAAACGTTGCAGTTCAGTGCGGATGACAGAAAAATTGTATTTGCTGGCAATAAAGAAACCCTAAATATTGAGCAACAGCTTACAAGGGTAATTCCACCCGTCTTCAGAGATCGACAGCTTAGCGAAAAAGAACAGGATCAGCTAAAAGAGGGTAAAGCTATTTATCTGGAAGATCTTGTCAATAAGGATCAAAATAGAATATATTCAGGTTACGCCTTCTACAATGAACAAAAAGGAAAGGTTGACTTCTCCTTCCAGAAACCTCATTTGGAAAATCAGCTGGAGCAAGTCCTTGGTGATACAAATCAAGAGAAGAAACAGCGACAATCTCCGGTGCAAAAAGATGATTCAAAACAGGCCGCACGTAATACTGCAAAGACTGATGCGCAAGAAAGAAAGACACCTACAAGACGACCGAAACTTCACTAA
- a CDS encoding type IA DNA topoisomerase, whose translation MKAILAEKPSVAHELARIVGATERKDGYFLGGDFMVTWAYGHLVGLAMPADYGIKGFNRESLPIIPENFMLTCRKVKAGNGYVYDEGSKRQLEIIGEVFEKCDSIIVATDAGREGEVIFRYIYEYLGCHKSFERLWISSLTEKAIISGLNNLKSGADFDGLYYAGRERSQSDWMIGINATQALTISLGDGLYSLGRVQTPTLSLICKRYIDHKSFEVKSYFQIELEHQKEGIIFKSLSVDKWEERTRVESAIRSIERAGTVLVVDVEKKSGSLQAPLLFDLTGLQKEANRKLGFSAEKTLEIAQILYEKKLISYPRTGSKYIPEDVWSEIPNLIVALGASNAFKEKVEKVKWERYNKHIVNDVKVTDHHGILITENIPSILNAQENALYDMIACRILEAISPACHRETTSVTLEILHYNFAIKAIKITSPGWKLINGNFNEDEEDNVFDLPELHNGDLLQVTAATLLSKKTKPPALYTEAELLSAMENAGNTIADIEERKALKTIGIGTPATRASVIETLFDRDYIRREKKSIIPTEKGLLVYQIVADKKIADVAMTAQWELAFEKIQNNEMSATEFHAELEKLTQEVTKELLTEKITEAGPQDLYCPKCSSKAYLREKVIKCCSDECGWILFRKVCGIQLTYKIVEALLTKKRTPLIRKMVGHSGKPFDAYIVLSEDGTTSFEFEQKKKRKFR comes from the coding sequence ATGAAAGCAATCTTAGCAGAAAAGCCTTCTGTAGCACATGAACTAGCCCGAATTGTAGGAGCGACTGAAAGAAAAGATGGATATTTTTTGGGGGGTGATTTTATGGTCACATGGGCTTATGGACATCTTGTAGGACTGGCGATGCCTGCGGACTATGGAATAAAGGGATTCAACAGGGAATCCCTTCCTATCATACCAGAAAATTTTATGCTTACCTGTAGAAAAGTAAAGGCTGGTAATGGTTATGTTTACGATGAAGGTTCAAAACGGCAATTAGAAATAATTGGCGAAGTTTTCGAAAAGTGCGACAGCATTATTGTTGCTACCGATGCAGGTAGGGAGGGTGAAGTAATTTTCCGATACATATATGAATATTTAGGCTGCCATAAATCATTTGAGAGGCTTTGGATCAGTAGTTTAACAGAGAAAGCAATCATAAGCGGATTAAACAATTTGAAGTCCGGGGCTGATTTTGATGGTCTTTATTATGCGGGACGCGAGCGGTCACAGTCTGACTGGATGATAGGGATCAATGCCACGCAAGCCCTTACGATCAGTTTAGGGGATGGTTTATATTCTTTAGGACGTGTTCAGACACCTACTTTATCGCTTATCTGCAAAAGATATATAGATCATAAATCGTTTGAAGTAAAAAGCTATTTCCAGATTGAGCTGGAACATCAAAAAGAGGGGATTATTTTCAAGAGTTTATCGGTTGATAAATGGGAAGAACGAACTAGAGTAGAATCTGCAATAAGATCTATTGAGCGTGCAGGAACTGTACTTGTTGTGGATGTTGAAAAGAAATCCGGTTCCTTGCAGGCACCATTACTTTTTGATTTGACAGGCTTACAAAAAGAGGCCAACAGGAAGCTGGGTTTTTCCGCGGAAAAAACACTGGAAATAGCGCAGATCTTGTATGAGAAGAAATTGATAAGTTACCCCCGTACGGGATCAAAGTACATTCCCGAAGATGTCTGGAGCGAAATTCCAAATCTGATTGTCGCTTTAGGGGCTTCCAACGCTTTTAAAGAAAAGGTTGAAAAAGTTAAATGGGAGAGATATAACAAACATATCGTCAATGATGTGAAAGTGACTGACCATCATGGAATTTTAATAACGGAGAATATACCTAGTATTTTGAATGCGCAGGAAAATGCACTGTATGATATGATCGCCTGCCGAATTCTTGAAGCTATTTCACCAGCCTGCCATAGGGAAACTACTTCGGTAACGTTAGAAATCCTACATTATAATTTTGCAATTAAAGCAATAAAGATTACTTCCCCAGGCTGGAAGCTGATCAATGGAAATTTTAATGAAGACGAGGAGGACAATGTTTTTGACCTGCCGGAACTCCACAATGGCGATCTCTTACAGGTAACCGCTGCGACGCTTCTTTCCAAAAAAACAAAGCCACCTGCATTATATACTGAAGCAGAACTTTTATCAGCAATGGAAAATGCCGGTAATACCATTGCGGATATTGAGGAGAGAAAGGCACTTAAAACCATTGGAATAGGTACACCAGCTACCCGTGCTTCGGTTATTGAAACGCTTTTCGACAGGGATTATATCCGCCGGGAGAAGAAGTCGATCATTCCTACTGAGAAGGGCCTTCTTGTTTATCAGATCGTAGCGGATAAAAAGATAGCAGATGTTGCTATGACGGCGCAATGGGAACTTGCATTTGAAAAGATACAGAATAATGAAATGTCTGCTACGGAATTTCATGCTGAACTTGAGAAGCTAACACAAGAGGTTACCAAGGAGCTCCTGACCGAGAAAATTACGGAAGCGGGTCCTCAAGATCTATACTGCCCAAAATGTAGTAGTAAAGCCTATTTGCGTGAAAAGGTAATCAAATGCTGTAGTGATGAATGCGGATGGATACTTTTTCGAAAGGTGTGCGGAATACAATTAACATATAAAATTGTAGAAGCTTTGCTTACCAAGAAAAGAACACCATTGATCCGCAAGATGGTCGGTCACAGTGGAAAGCCATTTGATGCCTATATTGTGTTATCGGAGGACGGTACTACTTCTTTTGAATTTGAGCAGAAAAAGAAACGAAAGTTCAGATAA